The sequence below is a genomic window from Ignavibacteriales bacterium.
TTTTTCGGGTTTTTGAACACTCGTAACCTGAAGATAAAAACACTTGAAATTGAAATTCCCAAAGGCAATAGTGAATTAGCTGAACTTAATATTGTATCGGTTTCGGATATTCATCTCTCGCCAATGAATGGAGAAAATTTATTGAGTGATATAGTCAATAGCATAAATTCACTTAATCCCGATGTTGTTCTGATGCCGGGGGATATTGTTGATGACAAGGCAGTCATATTAAAAGAACGAAACATCGGGGGTGCATTAAAAAGCCTGAAAGCAAAATACGGTGTGTTTGCAAGCAACGGTAATCACGAGTTCATTAGCGGGATAGGGGGTGCCGCGCCTTATTTAAGAGAAAATAATATTCACCTTCTTGAGGATTCGGTTTATAAAGTTGAAAATAGTTTTTATGTAATCGGAAGAGATGACAGAAGTAAATCAAACTTTGCGGGTAAATCAAGAAAAGCTCTGCAGGAAATAATAACTGCAATAGATAAAGATCTGCCGATGATACTTCTCGATCATACCCCGCTCAATCTTGAAGAAGCTGAACAAAACAATATTGCACTCCAGTTATCAGGACATACACATCACGGACAAATGTTTCCGGCAAGTCTTATAACAAAAATGATATACGAAGTAAGCTGGGGTTATAAGAAAAAAGGTTCAACAAATTTTTATGTAAGCTGCGGGGTTGGAACGTGGGGACCACCTGTCAGGATTGGAAGTGATTCAGAAATAGTTCAGATTAAAGTGAAGTTGAAATAAAAGTATTTGTAAATATTAAGATTAAAATAAAAATGTCAGACTTCGACGGGCTCAGTCTGACATTTTTAGTGTTACACGAATTATAATGTAAACGTAACTCCAAACTTAAACTGATCATAAGAAACCGGGGCTTCTGATTTAAATGGCCAGTTCATCTTTTCTTTTCTTAATTCATAAACACCGAATGAGAGTGCATTCTTCAAAAGAAAATTAACAACCGGCACTGCCATAGGAGTTGATTTCATGATTTCTTTTATGAAAGAATCAACAGCCCACTGTCCGCACGCTTCGAGTAAAGCACTGCCAGCCCATTTCCAGAATAAATGTCTTTGAAATACTGCTGAACGTTCATAACCGGCTTCAACAGTTATTTGCGGGATGATACTAATCCTTATTCCGCCTTCACTGCTTGTACCAAACCTGAATGATTCGTGATACATATTTACTTTATTAAATTCATCAGGATCAGCCGGACCTTCTTTAAATTCAATTCTTGACCAATCCATTGAGTAAGCATAATAAGGGATAATTGCTGAATGACCGAGTTGATATCCGTAACCGCTTGCTCTTCCAAAACCAAAACGCCACATATTGGTTTCAATTTCAGGTGAAGTTTCTGAAACATTTGCTAGTTCAGTTGAGATGTTGCTCAGATATAAATACCTGTAAGAGTAATTGATTATATCTTCACACTTCTTTGAATTTTTTTGTGTTGTGTATCCCAGTTTCAATTCCAGCAATCTTGGATCAGCAAACTTTGAATCAAATTTATCGATTGACATTTTTGCTAAGCCATAATTCAGTGTTATTGTAGGTGAGCCGCGGAAAGTATAATCGAACATTTTGTCTTCCCAGTTGTCCCAATTCCAGGTCGTGTCTTCCTCTGAATCCCAATCCCACTCCCATTCCCAGTCATCGGCTGGTTTGGTTGAGTCGGGTTCCTGCTGTGCCTGAAGAAAGGGTACAGAGAGAAATGAAATAAATATGAATAAGGGTAGTAATCTTTTTAACATTTGATCCTCCATAAAATTATTTATTTAACCCGGCTGCTCAGTCAATCGTTGTGCCATCTATTTGTTT
It includes:
- a CDS encoding metallophosphoesterase, whose product is MFFFFTIFFTIYATINFYIFIRGWQALNSIPALKPFYLVLFLIAASSYILAKVLSTSLPKVVYDVMLWVGSFWFAYILYLFLAIVFIDAIRLVNWKFDIYPLFVKQNFELTKRIIFFSVFGLSTAIIFFGFLNTRNLKIKTLEIEIPKGNSELAELNIVSVSDIHLSPMNGENLLSDIVNSINSLNPDVVLMPGDIVDDKAVILKERNIGGALKSLKAKYGVFASNGNHEFISGIGGAAPYLRENNIHLLEDSVYKVENSFYVIGRDDRSKSNFAGKSRKALQEIITAIDKDLPMILLDHTPLNLEEAEQNNIALQLSGHTHHGQMFPASLITKMIYEVSWGYKKKGSTNFYVSCGVGTWGPPVRIGSDSEIVQIKVKLK
- a CDS encoding outer membrane beta-barrel protein, producing MLKRLLPLFIFISFLSVPFLQAQQEPDSTKPADDWEWEWDWDSEEDTTWNWDNWEDKMFDYTFRGSPTITLNYGLAKMSIDKFDSKFADPRLLELKLGYTTQKNSKKCEDIINYSYRYLYLSNISTELANVSETSPEIETNMWRFGFGRASGYGYQLGHSAIIPYYAYSMDWSRIEFKEGPADPDEFNKVNMYHESFRFGTSSEGGIRISIIPQITVEAGYERSAVFQRHLFWKWAGSALLEACGQWAVDSFIKEIMKSTPMAVPVVNFLLKNALSFGVYELRKEKMNWPFKSEAPVSYDQFKFGVTFTL